A window from Desulfobulbaceae bacterium DB1 encodes these proteins:
- a CDS encoding ABC transporter ATP-binding protein: MQKEEKTNSIFSVSGLMKTYGHGRAKVNVLQNLDLDLAAGEMVAITGASGTGKSTLLHLLGALDRPDKGSIFYRDENIFKRDDAGLADFRNKAIGFVFQFHHLLPEFSALENTIMPGLIAGKEKNELVKDAMQLLDKVGLSHRLEHRVGELSGGEQQRVALARSIIMKPALLLADEPTGNLDPQTGEMVFDLIRQMNRNFGLTIVMVTHNYGLARKMDRCLTLYRGKLIPTPLSSLVDAPVVPV; this comes from the coding sequence ATGCAGAAAGAAGAGAAGACAAACTCCATTTTTTCAGTTAGCGGCCTGATGAAAACATACGGCCACGGCAGAGCAAAGGTCAATGTCCTGCAGAATCTCGACCTTGATCTGGCTGCCGGTGAAATGGTTGCCATTACCGGCGCGTCCGGCACCGGCAAATCAACCCTTCTCCATCTTCTCGGCGCCTTGGATCGTCCTGACAAAGGCAGCATTTTTTATCGCGACGAAAATATCTTCAAGCGCGATGACGCGGGACTTGCTGATTTCCGCAATAAAGCCATCGGATTTGTTTTCCAGTTTCATCATCTGCTTCCTGAATTTTCCGCCCTTGAAAACACAATCATGCCGGGGCTCATCGCCGGAAAAGAGAAAAATGAACTTGTCAAGGATGCCATGCAGCTGCTTGACAAAGTCGGCCTTTCTCATCGCCTGGAACATCGGGTCGGCGAACTGTCGGGAGGCGAACAGCAACGGGTCGCCCTTGCCCGTTCCATCATCATGAAACCCGCCCTGCTGCTGGCTGACGAACCAACCGGCAATCTCGACCCCCAGACAGGCGAGATGGTCTTTGACCTGATCCGGCAGATGAACAGAAACTTCGGTTTGACCATCGTCATGGTGACCCACAACTATGGCCTTGCCCGAAAAATGGATCGTTGTTTGACCTTGTACCGAGGAAAGCTGATCCCCACCCCTCTTTCCTCTCTTGTTGATGCGCCGGTTGTTCCCGTTTAA
- a CDS encoding transcription-repair coupling factor, which produces MRQFLELVNRSSEKPLKVSGLRPASTAMLAAETVGKTGRPVLCILPSEDQLAGMEQDLSFFTPHPVLCYPGYEIPPYTPLSPDSSTTASRLSTLYRVLSADAPFLLVCSIEALLRKILPLSLLDHGAELVMQSEETDPQQLIASLVKNGYEQVSLVQNSGEFAVRGGIIDIYPPPFVGGDSLDAPVRLDFFGETVESIRYFDPISQRSIKEVEEALFLPVSDILFPEADSDAHRELLTQFDQMTTEGKWQYIDSKAIREKIVTRTPFPGIEFFLSLFYEKLSAPTDILPADTMVFLFDPIGLQQSVRLTWERITRNHAEALNAEKPCMPPDSLFLNEAELNTTLARFSQVHIHEFPSMDQEQDDSIIIRTGNHLLLKQQIELARKKEGVIAPLAGQISRWQEQHGKIALACRSAKNARHLGEMLAHYDLAVHIKDTPIRREQLLSDAVTLFTSPLSSGFDLFEAGIHFLSETELFGEKRLGGRKRKKQAPQGEPVRFDELRAGDFIVHADHGIGLFQGIVNMALHGVANDFLQITYEGNDKLYVPVDRLNTVSKYQGISDQQPKINKLGGKVWTKTIRKVTEAVWKVAQELLDIYARRKLAVGHAFTQPGTLYNELEESFPYEETSGQLKAISDVLTDLTQEQTMDRLVCGDVGYGKTEIAIRAAFKVIEDGFQVALLVPTTVLAEQHAESFSDRFAGFAVQVECLNRFRTPAEQKKVVENLALGKTDIVIGTHRILSKDVVFKKLGLLIIDEEHRFGVTHKEKIKKIKSNVDVLTLTATPIPRTLQLSLLGIRDLSVISTPPGRRRAVKTFVAKHDDLVIKEAVTKELQRKGQVFLVHNRVHSIHETAATVQKLVPQARVGVAHGQMAGNQLEEIMIGFVKKEIDVLVCTTIIESGLDIPNANTIIITRADRFGLAEIYQLRGRVGRSSEQAYAYLLVPSLDGLSKDAKQRLRALMDYNELGGGFKLAMSDLQIRGGGSILGKSQSGNIAAVGYDLYLDLLQKTVEDLKRRGGAGDPHDEAFAFEPEINLAVSAFIPQHYIENSDQRYIAYRKITSIRDEIELDDLQDELRDRYGDIPAETINLLHVITLKFAMRRLKIAKLDQGGTNLVFSFSSDTPVQPDRILSLIRSSKNKIRLTPEGKLIVPLQDQGMESLFQQIKKVLQALD; this is translated from the coding sequence ATGCGGCAATTTCTTGAGTTAGTAAACAGGTCTTCAGAGAAACCCTTGAAGGTGAGCGGACTGCGGCCCGCTTCAACCGCCATGCTTGCCGCCGAAACGGTCGGCAAAACAGGACGGCCGGTCCTCTGCATTCTGCCGTCGGAGGATCAGCTCGCCGGCATGGAGCAGGATCTTTCTTTTTTCACTCCCCATCCCGTTCTCTGTTATCCCGGTTATGAAATACCGCCCTATACCCCTTTGTCCCCTGACAGCTCGACAACCGCATCCCGATTGTCGACCCTTTACCGGGTACTGTCAGCCGACGCCCCCTTTCTCCTTGTCTGCTCAATCGAGGCCCTGCTGCGGAAAATTCTTCCCCTGTCGCTGCTTGACCATGGCGCGGAACTCGTCATGCAAAGCGAAGAAACCGACCCCCAGCAACTCATCGCTTCGCTGGTGAAAAACGGCTACGAACAGGTTTCCCTGGTGCAGAACAGCGGCGAATTTGCCGTGCGGGGGGGGATAATCGATATTTACCCGCCGCCTTTTGTCGGCGGTGATTCTTTGGACGCACCTGTCCGACTCGATTTTTTCGGTGAAACGGTTGAGTCGATTCGCTATTTTGATCCCATCAGCCAACGTTCCATCAAGGAGGTCGAGGAAGCACTTTTTCTGCCGGTCAGCGATATTCTTTTCCCCGAGGCGGACTCTGATGCACACCGGGAGCTGCTGACACAATTTGATCAAATGACCACTGAAGGCAAATGGCAGTATATCGACTCCAAAGCAATCAGGGAAAAAATCGTCACCCGCACACCATTTCCAGGCATCGAGTTTTTTCTTTCACTGTTTTACGAAAAACTCTCCGCTCCCACCGATATCCTGCCGGCCGACACCATGGTTTTTCTCTTTGACCCCATCGGCTTGCAGCAATCCGTTCGACTCACCTGGGAAAGAATAACGAGAAATCATGCCGAAGCGCTCAACGCGGAAAAACCCTGCATGCCGCCTGATTCGCTTTTCCTCAATGAAGCTGAATTAAACACAACACTGGCACGCTTCAGCCAGGTTCATATTCATGAATTCCCGTCAATGGATCAGGAACAGGATGACAGCATCATTATCCGGACCGGCAACCATCTGCTCCTCAAACAACAGATCGAACTTGCCCGCAAAAAGGAAGGCGTCATCGCCCCCCTGGCCGGCCAGATCAGCCGCTGGCAGGAACAGCACGGCAAGATCGCCCTGGCCTGCCGGTCGGCAAAGAACGCCCGCCACCTCGGCGAGATGCTCGCCCATTACGACCTGGCAGTGCACATCAAGGACACGCCCATCCGGCGCGAACAGCTTTTATCCGATGCCGTTACCCTCTTTACCTCTCCTCTCAGTTCGGGATTTGATCTGTTTGAAGCCGGCATCCATTTTTTATCGGAAACGGAACTGTTCGGCGAAAAACGGCTCGGCGGCAGAAAAAGAAAAAAACAAGCGCCCCAAGGTGAGCCTGTCCGCTTTGACGAATTACGGGCCGGAGATTTCATCGTCCATGCCGATCACGGCATCGGTCTTTTTCAGGGCATCGTCAACATGGCGCTGCATGGGGTGGCGAACGATTTCCTTCAGATCACCTATGAAGGGAATGACAAGCTCTATGTGCCGGTTGATCGTCTCAATACCGTCAGCAAATATCAGGGAATTTCCGACCAGCAGCCGAAAATCAATAAACTTGGCGGCAAGGTCTGGACAAAAACCATACGAAAGGTCACCGAGGCTGTCTGGAAAGTGGCGCAGGAGTTGCTGGATATTTATGCCAGACGAAAGCTGGCTGTCGGCCATGCCTTTACGCAGCCCGGCACCCTGTACAATGAACTGGAAGAGAGTTTCCCCTATGAAGAAACCAGCGGCCAGTTGAAGGCCATCAGCGATGTCTTGACTGATCTGACCCAGGAACAGACCATGGACCGCCTGGTCTGCGGCGATGTCGGCTACGGCAAAACGGAAATTGCCATCCGTGCCGCTTTCAAGGTGATAGAAGACGGGTTTCAGGTGGCGCTCCTGGTCCCCACCACGGTGCTTGCCGAACAGCATGCCGAGTCATTCAGCGATCGTTTTGCCGGTTTCGCGGTTCAGGTCGAATGCCTGAACAGGTTTCGCACCCCGGCTGAACAGAAAAAAGTTGTGGAAAATCTGGCGCTCGGCAAAACCGACATTGTTATCGGCACCCATCGCATCCTTTCCAAGGATGTGGTTTTTAAAAAGCTCGGCCTGCTCATCATTGATGAAGAACACCGCTTCGGCGTGACCCACAAGGAAAAGATCAAAAAAATAAAAAGCAACGTCGATGTTCTCACCCTGACCGCGACGCCCATTCCCAGAACACTCCAGCTGTCACTCCTCGGCATCCGCGACCTTTCGGTCATCAGCACGCCCCCGGGCCGCCGTCGGGCGGTCAAAACCTTTGTCGCCAAACATGATGATCTGGTTATCAAGGAGGCGGTGACCAAGGAACTGCAGCGCAAGGGACAGGTTTTTCTGGTGCACAACCGGGTACATTCCATCCATGAAACAGCGGCAACGGTGCAGAAACTGGTGCCCCAGGCCCGGGTCGGCGTGGCCCACGGTCAGATGGCGGGCAATCAGCTTGAAGAAATCATGATCGGTTTTGTCAAAAAAGAAATCGACGTTCTGGTCTGCACCACGATCATCGAATCCGGTCTTGATATTCCCAATGCCAATACCATTATTATCACCAGGGCCGACCGTTTCGGCCTGGCGGAGATCTACCAATTGCGGGGGAGAGTGGGACGCAGCAGCGAACAGGCCTATGCGTACCTGCTCGTTCCTTCCCTTGACGGGCTTTCCAAGGATGCCAAGCAAAGATTACGCGCCTTGATGGATTACAACGAACTGGGCGGTGGATTCAAACTGGCCATGAGTGACCTGCAGATACGCGGGGGGGGAAGTATCCTCGGCAAATCCCAAAGCGGCAATATTGCGGCAGTGGGCTATGATCTGTATCTCGACCTGCTGCAGAAAACGGTTGAGGACCTTAAAAGAAGAGGCGGCGCAGGTGACCCGCATGATGAGGCATTTGCCTTCGAGCCGGAGATAAATCTTGCCGTTTCCGCCTTCATTCCACAGCATTATATTGAAAACAGCGATCAACGCTATATCGCCTACCGGAAAATAACCAGCATTCGCGATGAAATCGAACTCGACGATCTGCAGGACGAACTGCGCGATCGCTACGGCGATATACCGGCGGAAACCATCAATCTTCTCCATGTCATCACCCTCAAGTTCGCCATGCGAAGATTAAAAATCGCCAAACTGGACCAGGGTGGGACCAATCTTGTTTTCTCCTTTTCGTCCGACACCCCGGTGCAACCTGATCGGATTCTCTCTCTCATCCGCTCGAGCAAAAACAAAATACGGCTCACTCCCGAGGGAAAATTGATCGTTCCCCTGCAGGATCAAGGCATGGAATCCCTTTTTCAGCAAATTAAAAAAGTCTTGCAGGCCCTCGATTAG
- a CDS encoding outer membrane protein assembly factor BamA, translating to MERLVDKIVSYTGRQYQIAKIIIKGNTRIDSGAIMRNIRNRTGDRYNPSQLSEDMKNIYKMGYFNDVRISVEDSEEGKNVIFLVKEKEVVSSVTISGEDNIDADKIKEVITVAQNTIVNPRELKISAENIRKLYKEKGYYDTEVTTKLTYPDGEKVNVLFEIKEGNKIYVKDIIINGNKSFSNKEIEEILSTSTKTIFSWITESGLLKRDVLQQDASRIGAFYQNHGFIDAMVGDPQVEKKDEWLYVTFNITEGDRYKVGIIDISGDMIEEKATLEKMTKIGEEKYFSRQILRDDVLALTDYYASKGYAFAEVDPRVDKNSEEKRVDITLDINKGDLVHVNRIIIKGNTRTRDKVIRRTLDIDEQSVYDATAIKKSTEKLQYLDFFEDVNITPEPTDEDTLMDIIVELKEKPTGTFSIGAGFSSADGLLFMADVTQHNFLGRGQSLSLQGNIGGESTRYNLSFTEPRLNDSNLSFGFDLYQWSRDYDDYDKDSIGAAIRLGYPLWEKWRVWGKWGYDDSELSDVSDFASWYIKESMDINITHSVTVGLSRDTRNHRYSPTKGSYNSVSAQKAGGPLGGDSSFTKYEGTSSWYFPFFWSTTFHANVSGGYVTEDEEDKLPVYEKFYLGGLNSLRGFEYGDISPRDPLTDDKIGGEKMAYMNLEYIFPLVKDIGLNALVFYDLGNSVRDSENLFSDLRSSVGFGFRWLSPMGPLRLEWGYNIDPMEDEDQSMWDFSIGGMF from the coding sequence CTGGAACGTCTTGTCGATAAAATAGTGTCCTATACCGGCAGACAATATCAGATTGCCAAAATCATCATCAAGGGCAACACCCGTATCGACTCCGGCGCCATTATGCGCAACATCCGGAACAGAACCGGAGACAGATATAATCCGTCCCAACTCAGCGAAGACATGAAAAATATCTACAAAATGGGATATTTCAATGATGTGCGGATAAGTGTCGAAGACTCGGAGGAAGGGAAAAACGTCATCTTTCTCGTCAAGGAAAAAGAGGTCGTCAGCAGTGTTACCATCTCCGGCGAGGATAACATTGATGCCGACAAGATCAAGGAGGTCATTACCGTTGCCCAGAACACCATCGTCAATCCCAGGGAACTGAAAATATCCGCTGAAAACATCCGCAAGCTTTATAAGGAAAAGGGCTATTATGATACGGAAGTGACGACCAAACTGACCTACCCCGATGGGGAGAAGGTGAACGTTCTTTTTGAAATCAAGGAAGGAAATAAAATCTACGTTAAGGATATCATCATCAACGGCAACAAATCCTTTTCCAACAAAGAAATTGAGGAAATTCTCTCAACTTCGACCAAGACCATTTTTTCCTGGATCACCGAATCCGGTCTGCTGAAGCGGGATGTGCTGCAACAGGATGCCTCACGTATCGGAGCCTTCTACCAGAACCACGGCTTCATTGATGCCATGGTCGGTGACCCTCAGGTTGAAAAGAAGGATGAATGGTTGTATGTCACCTTCAACATCACGGAGGGAGACCGCTACAAGGTCGGAATAATTGATATTAGCGGGGATATGATCGAGGAAAAAGCGACTCTTGAGAAAATGACGAAAATCGGTGAAGAAAAGTACTTCAGTCGTCAGATTCTCCGGGACGACGTGCTGGCGCTGACGGATTATTACGCCTCCAAGGGATATGCCTTTGCCGAAGTAGATCCCCGGGTCGACAAAAACAGTGAGGAAAAACGGGTTGATATCACCCTGGATATCAACAAGGGCGACCTGGTCCACGTCAACCGCATTATCATCAAAGGCAACACCAGAACCCGCGACAAGGTCATCCGGCGAACTCTCGACATTGACGAGCAATCCGTTTACGATGCCACCGCCATCAAGAAAAGCACCGAGAAACTGCAGTACCTCGATTTCTTTGAAGATGTGAATATTACCCCCGAACCCACCGACGAAGACACCCTGATGGATATTATTGTCGAACTGAAGGAAAAACCCACCGGAACCTTCAGCATCGGCGCGGGCTTCAGTTCGGCGGATGGCCTGTTGTTCATGGCGGATGTCACCCAGCACAACTTTCTCGGCCGTGGACAAAGCTTGTCCTTGCAGGGGAATATCGGCGGCGAAAGTACCAGGTATAATCTGAGCTTTACCGAACCGCGCCTGAATGACTCCAACCTCTCCTTCGGTTTTGATCTCTACCAGTGGAGCCGGGATTATGATGACTACGACAAGGACTCGATCGGCGCAGCCATCCGTCTCGGGTATCCCCTCTGGGAGAAATGGCGAGTCTGGGGGAAATGGGGCTATGACGACTCCGAGTTGAGCGACGTCAGCGATTTCGCCTCATGGTATATCAAGGAGTCAATGGATATCAATATAACCCACTCGGTCACCGTGGGTCTGTCCCGCGACACCCGCAACCACCGTTACAGCCCGACCAAGGGATCGTACAACTCCGTGTCGGCTCAAAAAGCCGGCGGTCCCTTGGGCGGCGACAGCTCTTTCACCAAGTATGAAGGCACTTCCAGCTGGTATTTTCCCTTTTTCTGGTCAACCACTTTTCATGCGAACGTATCCGGCGGTTACGTGACGGAAGACGAAGAAGACAAACTTCCGGTTTATGAAAAATTCTACCTGGGCGGCCTGAACAGCCTTCGCGGCTTTGAATACGGCGATATCAGCCCTCGTGATCCGCTGACCGATGACAAAATCGGCGGTGAAAAAATGGCCTATATGAATCTCGAATATATTTTCCCGCTGGTCAAGGACATCGGCCTGAATGCCCTTGTATTTTATGATCTCGGCAATTCGGTGCGCGACTCGGAAAACCTTTTCTCCGATCTCCGCTCAAGTGTGGGTTTCGGTTTTCGCTGGCTTTCACCCATGGGCCCGTTGCGTCTCGAATGGGGCTACAACATAGATCCCATGGAAGATGAAGACCAAAGCATGTGGGACTTCAGTATCGGCGGCATGTTCTAG
- a CDS encoding ABC transporter permease, translated as MNFESFICFRYLKAKRKQGFISLITFISVAGVAVGVMALIVVLAVMAGFTTELRNKILGVNSHIVVQSLDGTLKEYPALEEMIRATQGVESVTAYVYAQTMITSGSSSTGIVVRGIDPQGASTVLSLASQLISGDLAQLTSSAPDMPKNSPPGIILGKHLARQLRVGTGERVRLLTPSGPLTPMGVIPKIKTCEIVGIFDTGMYEYDSSLAYVSIPTAQQLMGLGDAVHGIEVKVDDIYQAHLLAAEIEKKLGPGYMAKDWMSMNQNLFSALKLEKTAMFIILTLIVLVAAFNIISTLIMVVMEKTKDIAILKSMGATSRNIMRIFIYEGLIIGCTGTVLGVAGGLGLCKILSKYQFIKLPSDVYPMSTLPVKVLPLDVTFIAVAAVLITFLATLYPSWQASRIQPAEALRY; from the coding sequence GTGAATTTTGAATCCTTTATCTGTTTTCGTTATCTGAAAGCCAAACGAAAACAGGGCTTCATTTCCCTGATTACCTTTATTTCCGTTGCCGGAGTTGCAGTGGGGGTGATGGCTCTGATTGTCGTTTTGGCGGTTATGGCCGGTTTTACCACGGAACTGCGCAATAAAATTCTCGGAGTGAATTCCCATATTGTTGTCCAGAGTCTGGACGGGACACTGAAAGAATATCCTGCGCTGGAAGAGATGATCCGTGCAACCCAAGGCGTCGAGTCCGTCACCGCCTATGTTTATGCCCAGACCATGATCACCTCGGGCAGCAGTTCCACCGGCATCGTCGTCAGGGGCATTGATCCGCAAGGCGCATCAACCGTGCTTTCCCTTGCATCGCAATTAATCAGCGGTGATCTTGCGCAACTGACTTCAAGCGCCCCGGATATGCCGAAAAACAGTCCGCCCGGCATTATCCTCGGCAAACATCTTGCCCGTCAACTCAGGGTGGGTACGGGTGAACGGGTACGACTCCTCACCCCCTCCGGTCCCTTGACCCCGATGGGCGTTATTCCGAAAATAAAAACATGCGAGATTGTCGGCATCTTTGATACCGGCATGTATGAATATGATTCCTCTCTGGCCTATGTTTCCATCCCCACCGCGCAGCAGCTCATGGGGCTTGGTGATGCGGTGCACGGCATTGAGGTCAAGGTGGACGACATCTACCAGGCTCATCTGCTGGCGGCCGAGATCGAGAAAAAACTCGGTCCCGGCTATATGGCAAAGGACTGGATGAGCATGAACCAGAATCTTTTCTCCGCCCTGAAACTTGAAAAAACAGCCATGTTCATCATTCTTACCCTCATCGTCCTGGTGGCCGCCTTCAACATCATCAGCACCCTCATCATGGTTGTGATGGAAAAAACAAAGGATATCGCCATTCTGAAATCCATGGGGGCAACGTCACGCAATATCATGCGGATTTTCATCTATGAGGGATTGATCATCGGCTGCACCGGCACCGTGCTTGGGGTGGCCGGGGGACTCGGATTATGCAAGATCCTGAGCAAATATCAGTTCATCAAGTTGCCGAGCGATGTCTACCCCATGTCAACCCTGCCGGTCAAGGTACTGCCTCTCGATGTCACGTTCATCGCCGTTGCCGCTGTTCTCATCACCTTTTTGGCAACACTTTATCCATCATGGCAGGCATCGCGGATTCAGCCGGCGGAAGCCCTGCGCTACTAG
- a CDS encoding trigger factor, with protein sequence MQVSVEDVSSLTKTLKIVVPREVVAKKIDAAYNELKAEVSIKGFRKGKVPRKVLEKGYGDKVKQEVGEKLVQDTYFDAVEQVKCEPVVHPEIKSHAFSDDGTFVYEAEVDVKPQFELGQYKGVEVVMPPIVVTEEMIAAELESLRRELAPLRNVEDRGIQANDLVVVDFQGHGEDGEPLPHVKAENYSLEIGTGRNGKEFEEACVGLKKGEEGNRDVAFPPGFPNPELAGKKVSFKVNVKEIKERVLPELNDDFALDVGDEFKTLDALKEELRKKILKRQEDGRQGDLTDKIMMKILDGHEFEIPNKLVAYEVSEQIKQLEDHLQKQGMTLESAGLSQEKLIEDYKGAAAKRVRGDFILKKIAEVENIKLTDSDISKGFERVASQYGMPVDEVKKYFRNRNDFLPFMNELLSEKILEFLRENAVVHEGAATAEKAGDAE encoded by the coding sequence ATGCAGGTTAGCGTTGAAGATGTCAGTTCCCTTACAAAAACATTAAAGATCGTTGTTCCCCGTGAGGTTGTCGCCAAAAAAATCGATGCTGCCTACAATGAATTGAAGGCAGAGGTGTCGATCAAAGGCTTCAGAAAGGGCAAGGTGCCGCGCAAGGTGCTTGAAAAGGGGTATGGCGATAAAGTGAAACAGGAAGTAGGGGAAAAACTGGTTCAGGATACCTATTTCGATGCCGTTGAGCAGGTCAAGTGCGAGCCGGTTGTTCATCCGGAAATAAAAAGCCATGCCTTTTCCGATGACGGAACCTTTGTTTACGAAGCCGAGGTCGATGTCAAGCCTCAGTTTGAACTGGGGCAATACAAGGGCGTGGAAGTGGTGATGCCGCCGATCGTCGTGACCGAGGAAATGATTGCCGCAGAGCTTGAGTCTTTGCGCCGTGAGCTTGCCCCCCTGCGAAATGTTGAAGATCGAGGCATTCAGGCCAATGATCTTGTGGTTGTCGATTTTCAGGGGCATGGCGAGGATGGCGAGCCATTGCCGCATGTCAAGGCTGAAAATTATTCCTTGGAAATAGGCACCGGCCGGAACGGCAAAGAGTTTGAAGAGGCCTGTGTCGGCTTAAAAAAAGGGGAAGAGGGCAATCGGGATGTCGCCTTTCCTCCGGGTTTTCCTAATCCGGAACTGGCCGGCAAAAAGGTATCCTTTAAAGTGAACGTAAAGGAAATCAAGGAAAGAGTTTTGCCTGAGCTCAACGACGATTTTGCCCTGGATGTCGGAGATGAATTTAAAACCCTTGATGCCCTGAAAGAAGAGTTGCGCAAGAAAATCTTGAAACGGCAGGAAGATGGACGCCAAGGAGATTTGACCGACAAAATCATGATGAAGATTCTCGATGGTCATGAATTCGAGATTCCCAATAAGCTCGTTGCCTATGAGGTAAGTGAGCAGATCAAGCAACTTGAGGATCATCTGCAGAAGCAAGGCATGACCCTGGAGTCGGCGGGTTTAAGCCAGGAAAAACTGATCGAGGATTATAAAGGGGCTGCCGCCAAAAGAGTGCGGGGTGATTTTATTCTGAAAAAGATCGCTGAGGTTGAAAACATCAAGTTGACTGATTCAGACATCAGCAAGGGTTTTGAGCGAGTTGCCTCTCAGTACGGCATGCCGGTTGATGAGGTGAAAAAATATTTTCGCAACCGTAATGACTTTCTGCCCTTCATGAATGAACTTTTAAGCGAGAAAATACTTGAGTTTTTGCGTGAAAATGCCGTAGTGCATGAAGGAGCGGCAACAGCGGAAAAGGCAGGTGATGCAGAATGA
- a CDS encoding lysine--tRNA ligase: protein MNEDLNQILRQRREKAQELADMGIDLYANDFKPTHQVRAVLPDNDDPEAPLTTGTMSLAGRIIAMRKFGKAAFLQIQDETGRMQVYVKQDVVGPEAFTVFKKLDIGDIAGFKGSLFRTKTGEATLQAISLQAITKSLRPLPEKFHGLTDVETRYRQRYVDLIVNPEVRDTFRKRVEIIRLVRDFLVNRGFMEVETPMMQPIAGGATAKPFRTHHNALDMDLYLRIAPELYLKRLLVGGFEKVFEINRNFRNEGLSTRHNPEFTMLEFYQSYATYHELMDLTEEMVSWIAAEVTGSMQITYQGTQIDLSPPWNRLTMDDALMKIGAIDEATLRDPEKIIRLAREKGIELEPSAGPGKAKTELFELLVEEKLINPTFITEYPTEISPLARRNKANPDVTDRFELFITGREMANAFSELNDPVDQKQRLEKQIAERGNDEEIFPELDRDFVRALEYGMPPAAGEGIGIDRLVMLLTDSPSIRDVILFPHLRPEKG, encoded by the coding sequence ATGAACGAAGACTTAAATCAGATACTCCGTCAACGGCGGGAAAAGGCACAAGAACTGGCTGACATGGGTATCGACCTGTATGCCAATGATTTTAAACCTACCCACCAGGTGCGTGCCGTCCTGCCCGACAACGATGATCCGGAGGCGCCGCTGACAACGGGTACCATGTCCCTGGCCGGCCGCATTATCGCCATGCGCAAATTCGGCAAGGCGGCCTTCCTGCAGATTCAGGATGAAACAGGCCGCATGCAGGTCTATGTGAAGCAGGATGTGGTGGGGCCGGAAGCCTTTACCGTTTTCAAAAAACTCGACATCGGCGACATAGCCGGTTTCAAGGGCTCGCTTTTCCGCACCAAAACCGGGGAAGCGACACTGCAGGCCATTTCCTTGCAGGCCATCACCAAATCCCTGCGCCCCCTTCCGGAGAAATTCCACGGTCTGACCGATGTGGAAACCAGATACAGACAACGTTATGTTGATCTTATCGTCAATCCCGAAGTTCGCGACACTTTTCGTAAAAGAGTGGAAATTATCCGTCTGGTCCGGGATTTTCTGGTCAACAGGGGCTTCATGGAAGTGGAAACACCAATGATGCAACCCATCGCCGGAGGCGCTACGGCCAAACCCTTCAGGACCCATCACAATGCCCTGGATATGGATCTTTATCTGCGTATTGCCCCGGAACTTTATCTGAAACGACTGCTGGTCGGTGGTTTTGAAAAGGTTTTTGAAATCAATCGCAACTTCAGAAACGAAGGACTCTCCACCAGGCACAATCCCGAATTCACCATGCTGGAATTTTATCAGTCCTATGCCACCTATCATGAACTGATGGACCTGACCGAAGAAATGGTTTCCTGGATTGCCGCCGAAGTGACGGGATCCATGCAGATCACATACCAGGGCACACAGATTGATCTTTCGCCGCCATGGAACAGATTAACCATGGACGATGCCCTGATGAAAATCGGCGCAATCGACGAGGCTACCCTGCGCGACCCGGAGAAAATCATCCGCCTGGCCAGGGAAAAGGGAATCGAACTTGAGCCGAGCGCCGGGCCGGGCAAGGCAAAAACCGAGCTTTTCGAACTTCTGGTCGAGGAAAAACTGATCAACCCGACATTCATTACCGAGTATCCGACGGAAATCTCGCCCCTGGCCCGCCGCAACAAGGCAAACCCGGATGTCACCGATCGTTTTGAGCTTTTCATTACCGGCCGGGAAATGGCCAATGCCTTCAGTGAATTGAACGATCCCGTCGACCAGAAACAGCGTCTCGAAAAACAGATTGCCGAACGGGGCAATGACGAGGAAATATTCCCCGAACTTGATCGTGATTTCGTCCGGGCGCTTGAATACGGCATGCCTCCGGCTGCCGGAGAAGGAATCGGCATTGACCGGCTGGTCATGCTGTTGACCGACTCCCCCTCCATTCGAGACGTTATTCTCTTTCCCCATCTGCGTCCCGAAAAAGGATGA